One Chloroherpetonaceae bacterium DNA segment encodes these proteins:
- a CDS encoding leucyl aminopeptidase, with translation MKFIVSKSSSSASLDAVAFFIAKAHLKDELSAIAKLTGNSLEGLKSDFHAKEGEVSVIYNNETSLKSPRVFLLGLGEKVTLDALRASSQSFARRLRELKLAKVALDFSKAQQFASDSSESVSYLAQAITEGFIFGAYDYTLKTDNVDALKGKKSTAPKFDFKDVTLLCDDASMQQAKEGVSVGEIIGSSQSMVRDLINAPSNYLSATDLANAAKSSGKKYGYTVTVFDKKKIHALKMGGLIGVNQGSTEPPTFSILEYKPKNAKKTIAIVGKGVTFDTGGISIKPADNMGDMKSDMSGAADVIGAVEVAARLKLPVHVVGIIPATDNKPSGSAQNPGDVLTTYAGITVEVDNTDAEGRLILADALTYAKEQFQPDTIIDLATLTGACVIALGYQAAGMFTNNDALAERLSKAGFRSGEKVWRMPLWEEYDKQIKSDIADVKNTGGRGAGAVTAAKFLEKFIGDHPSWAHLDIAGPSFPSMGSSGSRGSSGFGVRLLAEALRQWN, from the coding sequence ATGAAATTTATTGTTTCTAAAAGCTCAAGCTCGGCGTCGCTTGATGCAGTTGCTTTTTTTATCGCAAAAGCCCATTTGAAAGACGAGCTATCAGCAATTGCAAAATTAACCGGGAATTCGCTTGAAGGTTTGAAATCTGATTTTCACGCCAAGGAGGGCGAGGTCTCTGTTATATATAACAATGAAACATCGCTTAAATCCCCGCGGGTTTTTCTTTTAGGGCTTGGTGAAAAAGTTACCCTTGACGCTCTTCGAGCCTCTTCGCAATCTTTTGCACGACGCCTACGGGAACTCAAACTCGCTAAAGTCGCACTCGACTTTTCCAAAGCCCAGCAATTTGCTTCTGATTCCTCCGAATCGGTTTCATATCTCGCACAAGCAATTACAGAAGGTTTCATTTTTGGTGCTTACGATTATACCCTCAAAACGGATAATGTGGATGCACTGAAAGGAAAGAAAAGCACCGCCCCGAAGTTTGATTTTAAGGATGTGACTCTGCTTTGCGATGATGCCTCAATGCAACAAGCAAAAGAAGGCGTTTCAGTTGGTGAAATTATTGGCAGCAGCCAATCGATGGTTCGAGATTTGATTAATGCTCCAAGCAATTACCTCAGTGCCACCGACCTTGCCAACGCTGCAAAGTCTTCAGGGAAAAAGTATGGATATACGGTTACTGTTTTCGATAAAAAGAAAATTCATGCCCTTAAAATGGGTGGTCTTATTGGGGTGAATCAAGGAAGCACCGAACCGCCAACTTTTTCAATTCTTGAATACAAGCCTAAGAATGCCAAGAAAACCATTGCGATTGTTGGCAAAGGCGTCACGTTTGATACTGGCGGGATTTCAATCAAGCCGGCAGATAATATGGGGGATATGAAGTCGGATATGTCTGGGGCAGCGGATGTAATTGGCGCCGTAGAAGTTGCTGCTAGATTGAAACTTCCCGTTCATGTTGTTGGCATTATTCCTGCAACCGATAATAAGCCGAGCGGCTCAGCTCAAAACCCCGGAGATGTGCTCACCACATACGCCGGCATCACGGTTGAAGTTGATAATACCGATGCAGAGGGTCGGTTGATATTAGCTGATGCACTTACCTACGCCAAAGAGCAGTTTCAGCCCGATACTATCATTGACTTAGCGACATTAACTGGAGCTTGTGTAATTGCCCTCGGCTATCAAGCCGCAGGAATGTTTACCAATAATGATGCTTTAGCCGAACGACTAAGCAAGGCCGGATTTCGTTCCGGTGAAAAGGTTTGGCGTATGCCGCTTTGGGAAGAATATGATAAACAAATCAAATCTGATATCGCCGATGTCAAAAACACCGGTGGACGCGGCGCAGGGGCTGTCACCGCGGCTAAGTTTTTAGAAAAATTTATTGGCGATCATCCTTCGTGGGCACACTTAGATATTGCTGGACCTTCTTTTCCTTCGATGGGCTCAAGCGGCTCACGAGGCAGCTCCGGTTTTGGTGTCAGGCTTCTTGCAGAAGCATTACGGCAATGGAATTAA
- the fni gene encoding type 2 isopentenyl-diphosphate Delta-isomerase — translation MTKPENSVNTSRRKAEHVELCLGEQVSFQEVQSGFESLRFKHLAVPEVNHDSVSLETIFLERKLNRPFMISSMTGGYEAAEKINRYFALFAETQNIPLGVGSMRQTLESEKYKESYSVLRKAAPNAMIFANIGAPEVAGKMGVKEIRRIIDLIRADALIIHLNAVQELFQPEGNTAFFGLLSKIEGLAKSIPEPIIAKEVGNGISAKAAKRLMDSGVKVIDVAGSGGTNWQRVEAIRYQGTFGEDRRFSPEARRELLEWGMSTAECLMEIKSLKAIKPDYQGIEIIASGGIRNGLDVAKSIALGATLAAAATPFLKCIFRKGTNDLLDETGALNALHQLLTTWENDLRAAMFLTGSAGISDLHKAELQSL, via the coding sequence ATGACAAAACCTGAAAACAGCGTCAATACATCGCGGCGTAAGGCAGAGCATGTGGAACTGTGTCTTGGTGAGCAAGTCTCATTTCAAGAAGTTCAAAGCGGTTTTGAATCCCTCCGATTTAAGCATTTGGCTGTGCCAGAGGTGAATCATGATTCCGTATCATTAGAAACAATATTTCTTGAACGAAAATTGAATCGCCCATTCATGATTTCCTCGATGACCGGGGGTTATGAAGCCGCAGAAAAAATCAACCGATACTTTGCGTTATTTGCCGAAACGCAAAACATCCCATTGGGCGTAGGAAGTATGCGGCAAACGCTCGAATCTGAAAAATACAAAGAAAGTTATTCGGTATTAAGAAAGGCAGCACCAAATGCAATGATTTTCGCCAATATTGGCGCTCCCGAAGTGGCTGGTAAAATGGGTGTAAAAGAAATTCGTAGGATTATTGATTTAATTCGCGCAGATGCCCTTATTATTCACCTCAATGCGGTGCAAGAACTTTTTCAACCGGAAGGAAACACCGCATTTTTCGGATTACTCTCCAAAATCGAAGGGCTTGCCAAATCGATTCCGGAGCCAATCATTGCAAAAGAAGTTGGCAACGGCATTTCTGCAAAAGCCGCAAAACGATTGATGGATTCCGGTGTTAAGGTGATTGATGTCGCCGGTTCGGGCGGAACGAACTGGCAACGGGTTGAGGCCATTCGATATCAAGGCACCTTCGGAGAAGACCGTCGGTTTTCACCCGAAGCAAGACGAGAGTTATTGGAATGGGGAATGTCAACCGCGGAATGCTTGATGGAAATTAAATCTCTTAAAGCGATAAAACCTGATTATCAAGGCATCGAAATCATAGCTTCCGGTGGTATTCGTAATGGATTGGATGTGGCAAAATCAATTGCCTTAGGGGCTACACTCGCAGCGGCTGCCACCCCGTTTCTAAAATGCATTTTTCGCAAAGGGACAAATGATCTTTTAGATGAAACAGGGGCTCTGAATGCACTTCATCAATTACTGACGACGTGGGAAAATGATTTGAGAGCAGCGATGTTTTTAACGGGTTCTGCGGGTATCAGTGATTTGCACAAGGCGGAGTTGCAAAGTCTGTAA
- a CDS encoding bifunctional oligoribonuclease/PAP phosphatase NrnA has product MILTDTNKPVREAMELWDPFVSLIESSENFILSTHENSDGDGLGSESALAGVLRQLGKNVTILNPTPIPKNYQFLPLLRDAEIFAESYQGHKRLLSDADAFFLLDTNRLSRTRGIEPLVRHNREHGMLRVVCIDHHLDPEDFSDLAICQSYAAATGELVYELVKALEQHYATPLITREVAVGLYTAIMTDTASFKLPKTSPHLHRITAELLDTGITPMSIHEKIYNTYTVGVMQLIGTSMQSVVQIANGKVSFISVTQSLLKKTGTGIADTEKLTEYLMGMPETELGILFIELPDGKTKISFRSRGDIAVNKLAAQYGGGGHKNAAGCTAPFPLETAIKTISAEASSIVSLSSALFN; this is encoded by the coding sequence ATGATCCTAACGGATACGAATAAACCTGTTCGCGAGGCAATGGAACTTTGGGATCCATTTGTATCGCTCATTGAAAGTAGTGAAAATTTTATCCTTTCCACTCACGAAAACTCCGATGGCGACGGCCTAGGCAGTGAATCCGCATTGGCCGGGGTTCTCCGACAGTTGGGCAAAAATGTTACAATTCTTAACCCTACCCCGATTCCAAAAAACTACCAGTTTCTTCCTTTGCTTCGCGATGCCGAAATCTTCGCCGAATCTTATCAAGGCCACAAACGACTTCTTTCTGATGCCGATGCCTTTTTCTTGCTCGACACCAATCGCCTTTCAAGAACCCGCGGAATTGAGCCGCTTGTTCGCCACAACCGCGAGCACGGAATGCTTCGCGTGGTATGTATTGATCATCACCTTGACCCAGAGGATTTTTCGGATTTGGCCATTTGCCAAAGTTATGCCGCTGCCACGGGCGAGTTGGTTTATGAATTGGTCAAAGCGTTGGAGCAACACTACGCAACGCCGCTCATTACCCGCGAAGTCGCTGTTGGCCTTTATACCGCTATTATGACCGATACAGCTTCATTTAAATTACCAAAAACGTCTCCTCATCTCCACCGAATTACCGCCGAGTTACTTGACACGGGAATCACCCCAATGTCTATTCACGAAAAAATTTATAACACCTATACTGTTGGCGTTATGCAGCTGATTGGCACCAGTATGCAAAGTGTGGTTCAAATTGCCAATGGAAAAGTATCATTTATCAGTGTTACACAGTCGCTTTTAAAGAAAACGGGAACTGGAATTGCCGATACCGAAAAGCTCACAGAATATTTAATGGGAATGCCTGAAACTGAATTGGGAATTCTTTTTATTGAATTACCGGACGGTAAAACAAAAATCAGTTTCCGCTCTCGTGGCGATATCGCCGTTAACAAGTTAGCCGCACAATATGGCGGTGGTGGGCACAAAAATGCCGCGGGATGCACGGCACCATTTCCTTTAGAGACGGCCATTAAGACAATCTCAGCAGAAGCATCTTCCATTGTTTCTCTTTCATCTGCACTTTTTAACTAA
- a CDS encoding polysaccharide biosynthesis tyrosine autokinase — protein MEDTRNGSRPNTPNGASRNGAPFRPQQNEESEDVSIQELLFTYWRAVNRGKWIILIIFILSISASIYLSSLQPDIYESNTTVMMFNQRSSASVVVSLGMTAERETQTANEIFLLESRTVLEEVAYRLVNTLYQNPQLKRDTLKIIQSPLGGIDRIDAIAGKIRGGMTISAVIGTNALSIAFRAVDPYEAATVSRAIAETYIERSRNSRNNAARVLRLFIEDQMRLKKDDLARKEQELQSFMEENHLVSIDAEAEKLIARQSEALAKIDEANIVYSGLAASLEAYNREIEELQEKLPTTVIQATLDPYTKSFQSEIARLEFERDQILAIPNTRDNPNTKSQLDGMESQIVAYRSKLEEAVRKQLQQGSTRNLGQEYLNSLIGKKIETELQMVSIETRLKALKALAESYDKAFLKTPIKSIEYTRLKRNYNIVEDLYTLLMKRYQEALIAEEQVPSTAEVVDAAVPNFWPVAPNRSKNIFIGAFLAFALSVGFVVLLQFLDRAVYTPEQAELMGTLIGTVPVISTFDETVRTRSDAKKAQDILDLERKVAPQLITHFDPKSTVSEAYRSLRTNLLFSGSAFQIDIQGKGKAYIVTSSSPKEGKSTTISNLAITIAQGGQKVLLVDTDLRRPVLHNIFGFNKEPGLTNYLVGRTSLDDIIRPSLVQNLDVITSGTIPPNPSELLAMSRMRDFLEQMRERYEIILFDTPPIIAVTDAQVLTKITDGVVLIISSGTTQADLAKRSRDAVLKVNGNLLGFVLNNFDVTNTYGSYYRYYRYYNYYYDPKNTKQLQKTLLDRIAEKLFLTENKSL, from the coding sequence ATGGAAGACACGCGTAACGGCTCACGACCAAACACTCCAAACGGAGCCTCACGTAATGGAGCGCCTTTTCGCCCACAACAAAATGAAGAGAGCGAAGACGTTAGCATTCAAGAGTTGCTTTTTACCTACTGGCGTGCGGTTAATCGAGGGAAGTGGATTATTCTTATCATTTTTATTCTTTCCATCAGCGCATCCATCTACTTAAGCTCGCTTCAACCTGACATCTACGAAAGCAACACCACAGTCATGATGTTCAATCAACGTAGTTCTGCTTCTGTTGTAGTTAGTTTGGGAATGACAGCTGAGCGAGAAACACAAACGGCCAATGAAATCTTTCTTTTAGAAAGTCGAACGGTACTTGAAGAAGTTGCTTACCGATTGGTGAATACACTGTATCAAAACCCACAGCTTAAACGAGACACCCTCAAAATAATTCAATCACCTTTAGGCGGGATTGACCGCATAGACGCAATTGCGGGAAAAATCAGGGGTGGAATGACCATTTCTGCCGTTATCGGAACCAATGCGCTTTCCATTGCCTTTCGTGCCGTTGATCCTTATGAAGCCGCGACGGTTTCACGCGCAATTGCTGAAACTTATATCGAACGGAGCCGCAATAGCCGCAACAATGCCGCGCGCGTGCTTCGCTTGTTTATTGAAGATCAAATGCGCCTTAAGAAGGATGACCTTGCACGAAAGGAGCAAGAGTTGCAGTCATTTATGGAAGAAAATCATTTAGTTTCAATCGACGCAGAAGCCGAAAAGTTAATTGCCCGTCAATCAGAAGCACTCGCTAAAATTGATGAAGCGAATATCGTTTATAGCGGTCTTGCGGCTTCGCTTGAGGCCTATAACCGTGAAATTGAAGAATTGCAAGAAAAACTTCCAACGACCGTCATTCAAGCCACTTTAGATCCTTATACCAAATCTTTCCAATCTGAAATTGCTCGTTTAGAATTTGAACGAGATCAAATTTTAGCCATTCCGAATACAAGAGACAATCCAAACACGAAAAGCCAATTGGATGGAATGGAAAGCCAAATTGTGGCCTATCGGTCAAAGCTTGAAGAAGCTGTTCGGAAACAATTGCAACAAGGTTCTACAAGAAATTTGGGTCAAGAATATCTTAATTCATTAATTGGGAAAAAAATTGAAACTGAATTGCAAATGGTTTCAATCGAAACCCGCCTTAAAGCCTTAAAAGCCTTGGCTGAAAGTTACGATAAGGCATTTTTGAAAACACCTATAAAATCAATTGAGTACACCCGATTAAAGCGGAATTATAACATTGTCGAGGATTTATATACACTTCTGATGAAACGCTACCAAGAGGCGTTAATTGCTGAAGAGCAAGTTCCAAGCACCGCCGAAGTTGTTGATGCGGCAGTTCCTAATTTTTGGCCTGTGGCGCCCAATCGATCGAAAAATATCTTCATCGGCGCTTTTCTTGCATTTGCGCTTTCGGTGGGTTTTGTTGTACTCCTTCAATTTTTAGATCGCGCTGTTTACACCCCAGAGCAAGCTGAATTAATGGGGACTCTTATCGGCACTGTTCCAGTGATTTCTACCTTCGACGAAACCGTTAGAACTCGAAGTGATGCCAAAAAGGCTCAAGATATTCTGGATCTGGAACGCAAAGTCGCCCCTCAGCTCATCACCCATTTCGACCCGAAAAGCACGGTTTCAGAAGCCTATCGTTCACTTCGTACCAATTTGCTTTTTTCAGGCTCCGCCTTTCAAATTGACATCCAAGGTAAAGGGAAAGCTTATATCGTAACCAGCTCTTCACCTAAAGAAGGGAAATCAACCACAATTTCAAATCTTGCCATCACTATAGCGCAAGGTGGACAAAAAGTACTGCTCGTTGATACCGATTTACGTCGCCCGGTTTTGCATAATATTTTTGGATTTAATAAAGAGCCCGGTCTCACAAATTACTTGGTTGGACGAACCAGCCTCGATGATATCATTCGCCCAAGTTTGGTTCAAAATCTTGATGTCATTACTTCAGGAACCATTCCTCCAAACCCCTCTGAACTTTTGGCAATGAGCCGTATGCGTGACTTTTTAGAGCAAATGCGCGAACGCTATGAAATTATTCTATTTGATACACCACCGATTATAGCTGTTACAGATGCACAAGTTTTAACCAAAATAACTGATGGGGTTGTCTTAATTATTTCCTCAGGGACAACACAAGCCGATCTCGCTAAACGCTCACGCGATGCCGTATTAAAAGTTAACGGAAACTTACTTGGATTTGTACTTAATAACTTCGATGTGACCAATACCTACGGTTCTTACTATCGTTATTACAGGTACTATAACTACTACTACGATCCAAAAAATACCAAACAACTTCAAAAAACACTTTTGGATCGAATAGCAGAAAAACTCTTCTTAACCGAAAATAAATCATTGTAA